A genome region from bacterium includes the following:
- a CDS encoding LacI family DNA-binding transcriptional regulator codes for MVKQSEIAKKAGVSLATVSLALNNHPRVSARTRQKVMEVASKFGYVPNHAARKLAQRRFGDGEARGLDRIVFVIVEDVRGPEIAAPYLAMLKGAEYNISGKGGMLTFLRCDHESRRQKLTALAHSGEVDGWLLVGRVDDEIVRIVKSLGRPFVVLGDHQCTEPVNSVVVDDQAVGRMAVQHLVAAGHKRIGFMGGSMHFEYQRGVLAGFERAIKDMGLEADPKLIETTLSRPEDMDITAMFEHLQHLTPPPTAIFLAEPKFGRMAIFVSRHSGNKAMQAMTFVAYEIEDFSAVDQRLDVIESPLSEVGRAGVALLREVTEEKNIQSRRILITPRLRLKQE; via the coding sequence ATGGTAAAACAGAGCGAAATTGCAAAAAAGGCGGGAGTGTCCTTGGCTACGGTCTCCCTAGCGCTCAACAATCATCCGCGGGTTTCCGCCCGAACCCGGCAAAAGGTCATGGAAGTCGCCAGTAAATTTGGTTATGTGCCCAACCATGCGGCGCGTAAGCTGGCCCAGCGCCGGTTTGGCGATGGGGAGGCGCGCGGGTTGGATCGTATCGTCTTTGTCATCGTGGAAGACGTACGTGGGCCTGAGATTGCCGCTCCCTATCTGGCGATGCTGAAAGGAGCTGAATACAATATTTCCGGTAAAGGGGGAATGTTGACCTTTCTGCGTTGTGATCATGAGTCACGGCGCCAGAAGCTGACGGCCTTGGCGCATTCGGGTGAAGTCGATGGCTGGTTGCTGGTGGGGCGGGTGGATGATGAGATCGTGCGCATTGTGAAATCCCTGGGACGCCCTTTTGTTGTCCTGGGTGACCACCAGTGCACGGAGCCCGTCAATAGCGTGGTGGTGGATGACCAGGCGGTGGGGCGGATGGCGGTACAGCATCTGGTGGCGGCTGGTCATAAACGTATCGGCTTCATGGGGGGGAGTATGCATTTTGAATACCAGCGCGGCGTGTTGGCCGGTTTTGAGCGGGCCATAAAAGACATGGGCTTGGAGGCCGATCCCAAACTGATCGAGACCACCTTAAGTCGACCCGAGGATATGGACATCACTGCAATGTTTGAGCATTTGCAGCACCTGACCCCGCCGCCCACTGCGATCTTCCTCGCCGAGCCGAAATTCGGGAGGATGGCGATATTTGTCTCCCGGCATTCGGGAAATAAGGCCATGCAAGCCATGACATTTGTGGCATACGAAATTGAAGACTTTTCCGCCGTTGACCAGCGTTTGGATGTCATTGAGTCGCCCCTTTCCGAGGTTGGCCGGGCAGGCGTTGCGTTGCTGAGGGAAGTCACGGAAGAGAAAAATATCCAGTCTCGGCGCATCCTGATCACGCCTCGCTTGCGATTGAAGCAGGAATAG
- a CDS encoding nucleotidyltransferase substrate binding protein encodes MTKLDTRWIQRLNHFAKAFLQLKEAVELAKQRPLSKLEGQGLIQAFEYTHELAWNTLKDFFESREVRNLYGSKDTTREAFKAGLIENGEAWMDMIQSRNLTSHTYDEATADQIISAILNIYFEEFKALEVKLGEIKQEEMA; translated from the coding sequence ATGACTAAGTTGGATACCCGTTGGATTCAGCGGCTCAATCATTTCGCCAAAGCTTTTTTACAATTGAAAGAAGCGGTTGAACTGGCGAAACAACGTCCCTTGTCTAAGCTCGAAGGGCAGGGGCTGATACAGGCCTTCGAATATACGCATGAACTGGCATGGAATACCTTGAAAGATTTTTTTGAGAGCCGTGAGGTCCGCAATCTGTATGGGTCAAAAGATACGACGCGTGAGGCTTTCAAGGCCGGCTTGATTGAAAACGGGGAAGCTTGGATGGACATGATTCAAAGCCGCAATTTGACCTCGCATACCTATGACGAAGCCACAGCGGATCAGATTATTTCAGCCATTCTAAATATCTATTTCGAGGAATTCAAGGCACTGGAAGTCAAGTTAGGGGAAATCAAACAGGAAGAAATGGCGTGA
- a CDS encoding nucleotidyltransferase domain-containing protein has translation MKYGLKDNIIQLICDVFSTFPQVEKAVLYGSRAKGNFKNGSDIDLTLQGGEALTLNILGDIMDALDELHLPYSFDVSLFRDISDADLLEHIQRMGITFYEKPSA, from the coding sequence GTGAAATACGGCCTGAAAGACAACATCATCCAATTAATCTGTGATGTTTTTTCCACGTTCCCGCAAGTTGAAAAAGCCGTTCTGTATGGTTCTCGAGCCAAAGGGAATTTCAAGAATGGCTCGGATATTGATCTGACCCTCCAGGGCGGGGAAGCCCTGACACTGAATATCCTCGGTGACATCATGGACGCACTTGATGAACTGCACCTGCCTTATTCTTTCGATGTGTCGCTCTTCCGCGATATCAGCGATGCCGATCTCCTTGAACATATCCAGCGCATGGGCATCACTTTTTATGAGAAGCCAAGCGCCTGA
- a CDS encoding putative toxin-antitoxin system toxin component, PIN family, with protein MLDTNVLVSALLTEGGTCSTLLRAVLAGRIEVCADDRILAEYERVCHEPRLGLDSHATHTILACIREIMVFINARPLSVILPDIDDLPFLEVADTAGAFLVTGNKKHFPPERCGSVAVLSPAEFLTLLRSAAIPE; from the coding sequence GTGCTTGACACGAATGTCCTCGTTTCAGCCTTGTTGACAGAGGGGGGAACCTGCTCAACCCTCCTCCGGGCGGTGTTGGCTGGACGAATTGAAGTATGTGCGGATGATCGGATTCTCGCCGAATATGAGAGGGTTTGTCACGAGCCCCGTCTCGGCCTCGATTCTCATGCCACCCATACCATTCTGGCTTGTATTCGCGAGATCATGGTTTTTATTAACGCCAGGCCCTTGAGTGTAATCCTTCCCGATATCGATGACCTCCCTTTCTTGGAAGTCGCGGACACCGCTGGCGCTTTTTTGGTGACAGGGAATAAGAAGCATTTTCCACCTGAGCGGTGCGGTTCTGTTGCCGTGCTTTCTCCCGCTGAATTCCTGACCCTGTTGAGGTCTGCTGCAATTCCTGAATGA
- a CDS encoding glycoside hydrolase family 2 TIM barrel-domain containing protein has product MNSQNGTREKKILSGFWDGELKLNSAIDVASPETISKPFYVPLSWNMQTKELEWPSDQQELSAITRPLQNQNFRDRARKFSEGEITYSKRIMLHKKPGLREFIVFEGSNYKTTVSINGVKVGENRNGHLKFEFDISDFTVDGENSFVMTVDNHRDKDGCPQEQFNWKNYGGIHRPFYIEYRSDLFIRDYRVVPGRENGKWFADITVTLNQKADCTLGVELISGAEKKTDEINFAGTDKAATRIFCDNPVVWRPGEGLLSEISLTLSRKDQVIDRAHDAFGFRTVETLGRDILINGKKFKILGASFHEQHPTFGNSVPGWQWINDLKLLKHCGLNAVRAAHYPYSREFYAACDREGIVCLAELPCWQFNHYHFGNAGVLKHCSTYAASMVQQLGNHPSIIGWNIQNESATFDPLAVNFFRTINDVFKQNDPSRLTLSAESPEPPEHLAVVKKVKGTPTGEAPPTSAFIDVFGVNNYAAWYGEKASYLPQLLDHFAGKIKDKPIIVSEFGAEASAGVRSLSMPHYSEDFQAELLCRQIKEILKRDFMAGFFIWIFFDYECSSISISGVNAKGIVDSYRNPKLAFNMIKNVLTP; this is encoded by the coding sequence ATGAACAGTCAAAACGGCACCCGTGAAAAAAAAATCTTATCTGGATTCTGGGACGGCGAGTTGAAACTGAACTCAGCGATTGACGTCGCGTCGCCGGAAACTATTAGCAAGCCTTTTTATGTCCCGCTTTCCTGGAACATGCAGACGAAAGAGTTGGAATGGCCGTCGGACCAGCAGGAACTTTCCGCCATTACCCGTCCCTTGCAAAATCAGAATTTCAGGGACAGAGCACGAAAATTCTCTGAAGGCGAGATCACCTATAGCAAAAGGATCATGCTGCACAAGAAGCCCGGCCTGCGTGAATTTATCGTGTTTGAAGGAAGTAACTACAAAACAACGGTATCCATCAATGGGGTCAAAGTCGGCGAGAACCGGAATGGGCATCTTAAGTTTGAGTTTGATATCAGCGATTTCACGGTTGATGGGGAAAATTCATTCGTCATGACCGTGGATAACCACCGGGATAAGGACGGTTGCCCACAGGAACAATTCAACTGGAAGAATTACGGCGGGATTCACCGTCCTTTCTACATCGAATACCGGTCTGATCTCTTTATCCGGGATTATCGGGTGGTGCCGGGCCGGGAGAACGGCAAATGGTTTGCAGATATAACGGTCACCCTCAATCAGAAGGCGGACTGTACACTGGGTGTTGAACTGATTTCCGGGGCTGAAAAGAAAACAGACGAAATCAACTTTGCGGGTACGGATAAGGCTGCGACCAGGATTTTTTGCGACAACCCGGTCGTTTGGCGCCCGGGCGAGGGGCTGCTTTCGGAAATTTCCTTAACCCTATCCCGTAAAGATCAGGTGATCGATCGTGCCCATGATGCCTTCGGCTTCAGGACGGTCGAAACCCTGGGCCGCGATATTCTCATCAACGGGAAGAAATTTAAAATCCTGGGGGCCTCCTTTCATGAGCAGCATCCGACTTTCGGGAACAGTGTGCCCGGCTGGCAGTGGATCAATGATCTCAAACTCCTGAAGCATTGCGGGTTGAATGCCGTTCGCGCCGCACATTATCCCTACTCGCGGGAATTTTATGCCGCCTGTGACCGGGAGGGTATTGTCTGTCTTGCCGAACTCCCCTGCTGGCAATTCAATCATTACCACTTTGGAAACGCCGGCGTTCTGAAGCATTGTTCTACGTATGCCGCCTCCATGGTCCAGCAACTGGGCAATCATCCGTCCATCATTGGCTGGAACATCCAGAATGAGTCGGCCACGTTCGATCCCCTTGCTGTTAACTTTTTCCGGACAATCAATGACGTCTTCAAGCAAAACGATCCGTCCCGCTTGACATTGTCTGCCGAGAGTCCGGAACCGCCCGAACACCTGGCCGTCGTCAAAAAAGTGAAAGGAACGCCCACGGGCGAAGCGCCGCCAACCTCCGCTTTCATTGATGTGTTCGGGGTGAATAATTATGCGGCCTGGTATGGGGAGAAAGCCTCTTATCTCCCGCAACTGCTGGACCATTTTGCCGGAAAAATCAAGGATAAGCCGATCATCGTATCCGAGTTCGGGGCGGAGGCCAGTGCGGGCGTACGATCCCTTTCCATGCCCCATTATTCAGAGGATTTCCAGGCTGAGCTGTTGTGCCGTCAAATAAAAGAGATTTTAAAGAGGGATTTCATGGCCGGGTTCTTCATCTGGATTTTCTTTGATTATGAATGCTCGTCCATTTCCATCTCCGGGGTGAACGCGAAGGGAATCGTGGATTCCTATCGGAACCCGAAGCTGGCGTTCAACATGATCAAAAATGTTTTGACGCCTTAG